TTGAGCATATACTTTATGCAGTGGTTTATCCAAATGAACAAATGTGTTgatacaaattaaaatgtctgttttaagACTGAAAAACTACAAGTGTGAAGCGAAGATTTGCTAATCTGCCATTGCGACCACCTTGAAATGGCAGTCTCGAAGATAACCATGATGACAGGCTAAAACGAAGGCGGAAATTGCTGAGTGCGAAATGTTAACTTTAGGACACTGAAGAACAtcctgaagaattttaaataccGCTGATTATATCAACTAGAGTGCTGaacatttatgttttattcatatgccacaaaaagaaggaaacaaaaggctTGGACCAACTCTGTCTTCTATGCTCTCTTAACAGAGCACAGTGGGACTAGAGTCACCTAatccagaaagaagaaaactcacCTTTAGGGCAGAGAGCACACTCGAATAAATTCAGCAAATActtctccatccttggaggtaaAACTACTAAATCATTTGAATTCTAAAACCTGCATGTATGGACATTTCAAACTAGATCTCTTTTCTATTAAGCCAACAATCTGTCAGGGCTTTAAGACTAGGCACCCTGTCTACTACACTGCACTCAAGTATCTGTCTCAGTGGCTGACCTTTACAAGAACGGAATCCTGGTTATGAGCAGGTCTCCCTACCAGAAGCCTTGTTTTGCAATTCTAACACTCTAAATTACGCTTACCTCACTCATCTAAAATAAGCCAGCAACCCTCGGGAGAAGACAGCAATCAAGTCATTCAAAAGCAGCTGCCCCAGACTGCTCTTTGCAGTAATTCTTTCAACAAGGGATCAAGCCACTTTCCTCACAAAGCAGTATCTTCATATTTGATACAACAACTTTATTTAATGGCACGTATAAACTTGTCTTTATCTAGCACAGTACACAACAGATGGGTTCCACCACTGGGAATAAGAGCCCAAAGGGAAAACTAAATGGATAACAGAACTGCTTATATCCCTAAGTTCAAATGGAGATCAATTATTTCACTTCACTACCAGCTTTCCTGCAGTGTAGATTTATTAGCTTGACAGCAATACCCTGGATCACTCCTTCACAACAGAAGTAATACACAGAcctattacttttatttttaaacaaaaaaatcactactATATATTAAATCATAAATATACAAATGGAATATACAAAGGGTATAACCAAAATCTGAGACAGCCTCAAAATAAGTATAAATTATTAAGTATTTAATGTAAACTTCATTTAgcgcaaaaaaaaaatctgaccatGCGCGTAGGAAAAGCCATTTGTTTCCAGACCAGTATTTACCTCTTTTTGGAGCTGCGTTCTCGGCTTCTCTCCCTGGAACTATGCCTGCTTCTGTGATGGCTGCGACTCCGGCTGCGGCTGTTAGAGCGAGACCTGTGGCGATGGCGTTTCTCACGGGACTTGGAGCGAGTTCTCCTCTTTCGTTCCCGGGAGGCTGAGCGAGACCGATGTCTGCGGCGATCTCGAGACCTAGAtctaaaacagaaaggaattaaGACACTGCATTCACCTAGCTACTCTATCAGTGTACTTTGAATATTACACACACTATGCATAAGCAAATTTGTACAGAGAATAACCTGCAGTGTTCAGACCTACTGCACTGCCCTATCACAGGCAAACAAAGAGGGGAGAACAACATTTGATGTgctacaaactttttttttttttttttttttactaaatcAGACAATTTTACAGTTGATTTATGATTATACTTATGGTTACAGCATAGCCAAGTCAGGCTTcggaaaggaaaaatatttgttttgttttaaaatcttgcaTTTATCAGGACAATTTTGTGATGCAGTGACAGGGATCATCTGGCAGAAGCTGTGTAATTATGATGTTCCCAGAACTTAGGACTATATTCTTTCCCCACAGctactgcaataaaaatagCCTGGAAGGTTCTAAACACCATATaaattcttgattttctttcttttttaaatcacctTGCAGTATTATCTCACTGGTGACTTTCAACTGTAGGGTAAGAAGAAAACTGGCAATATAAACAGGAGTTAACATAGCACTTTGTGCTTTAAGAACACAGGTTTTCACCAAAAGGTATTGAACACAAGcatctgttttgaagaaagtaATTCTCTGCGTTCCAAATGTTATCAGGGACAAAACGTTGCATTGTAGTAGCCACAAAATAGACAGACAGCTCAACAGGAAATGCTAAATGCTGTATAAGCACACAGAGATGACTATGTAACAAGATGCTTTTCCTGTGAAGAACATCTCAAATTAATAAGGCTAGACAAATTTATAACGTTCCAGCTTGTGAAAGGCTGGCATCACTGGTGGTATTTCTCGTTTGCAGATTTGTATACCTTTTGGTATGTTTGCTGTGGGATCTTGAcctgaaacaaatggaaaatggtAAATCAATTTTTCTTACAGAGTCTCATTACCAAATATAAAGTACAGTTTAGTAATAAGCCAGACTAGTTGAGCCTTTactgtatttctcattttactaACAAAAAATTTAAAGGCCTTTTATTTCAAGTTAACATCTTTGCAACACATTTATCAGGAAATAGATCCCCCAACAActcttttttgtgcttttgtgtgtgtgtgcatgcatgtgtgtgcgtCTGGGGGGGATTAACGGTAAGATATCTACTCCACTTTTTAATTCACACCCCTTCAATAAGAAAAGCTTACTGTTAAATAGAGCCAGTACTCCCTTATTTCTTGTAAGGCACACTATTAGACTGcaacagatttcaaaatattcattattaGCTTCTGAAGACAGTATGTCAAGGGAACTGCAGTTCAGGTCCCATTCAACCCTACCCTCACAAAGCCTGGAAACAACAGTCTATTTcatagaaaaacagcaaattacTTTGCTTAAGTCAATACTATTCAACTATTCCCAATAAGGAAAAACGTTAACACCTGTCAGATCTCAAAACAAGGTACATACCTGAGAAACATATCGCATGTAAAAGGCATTTGTTCAAGTTTTGTTCAAGTGTGTAGAGACACTGGTATTTgtagattttaaagaaaaggctttctataaaaataatttaggtttTAAGTGAATTCAATGCTTAACTCTTTCAATACTTTTAAAGTTTCCAAGGAAGGGAAACTCATGATTCTGcagatttataaaaaacaaacgTTCATGAAGTATACTGCAGTTTTTCTATTAAGCTTATATAGGACATTATGTAAATGCAATCAAGTAGATCCCTACCTTCtcagtttctccctttcttctctttccctctcctctctacGTTTCAGGCGCTCCTGGTTTCGTTTTTCCTGTTTATCAGCCACAATCctctaaaagaaaaggaacatatTCATTAAGTTACACTTCAAAATTTCTCAAATGAAGGTgtaaaagctataaaaataatCTAGACAGTTAATATTCAGGTTCTTTCCCTTGTGTatatttctccctctcttcctcagtatatatatatgtatttttttcaagaaacacAAGTTATtgcagaagagctgcagcaAATACGTGGGTGTTACACCAAGACCTGAAAGATGTAAACTAAGTTTTTTCATGAAGGGGAATTCAGAGCAGTAAGTCATGTCTTAATGTGAAAGCTTCCATGCCAAACCTATCATATTTTGGCTACTGGGGAAGGGTAGAAGGGAATTAGAACAGGGATAGTTAGGAATTTCATTAACTCCCTCAGCTATCCTTTGAAATAAAGGAACTCAGTCTTAATGGACTTGGTTGGGCTGATACCTAGTTTTGAGGCTACTTGTTTCTGTGTTGTGAACAGTACACATAGAATTAGAAAGGATGCTTCAGCTGACAGCCCCCAGGTTGAACTCACTACTACTGGGGACAAGGCACGCTCAGTAGAGGGCCCTCAGATATGGAACTCACAACTGGAGATCTGGCCAAACCCAAGTCTCGCCACCTTCTGGACATGATGAAAGAAATTCAACTCTTTGTAAAGACCTTCTTCTGAGATGTGGAATTGCCCCAGCAGCATCTTGATTAGATCTCTGAGGAGAGCTCTGAGGAAGGAGGGGataattattgttttcttttttgttaggAGAAGTActtcaaaagattattttattgatGCTTTGGGAATGTGACAATTATCCatgcatattttttccaaaggttGTAAATAATCAGTTAATTAGCCCCTTTATGTCAAATTATCTCTCTACTTCCTTGCACAGTATCAGTAGTTTAACTACAAGCAAGGTTTCTTCTTCAAGTGAACCTGCATAATTTCATGTAGGTATGAGAGGAAACACACATCTCCTCTAGGTATCTAAGGCTTGAATTACAACAACTGTATTTAGGAGCCTAAATTGCCAATATAGTTAATAGAAAGAGTTGAGCTTTCCGAAGGGTAAGTCACAGTATCCATGCAAGACAGCTGGAATATTATGAAAACCAAACCAATTCACTCAAATTCAGCAGCAACATTCCTTGCTTTAGGGCTTCAATTCACTTAGCGATTCTCTTTAATGATTTCTATAGCAACATGCTTAATTGAGCCTTAAAGTCCAGAATCTGTATATTAAGATCATAAATGGCATAAGCGTCCAAATCCATCCTCTTGGATACCAAAAGTCTGGAATATAATTCCAGTAAGTCTTTCTTCAAGCATGTGATTTCTGGTCAAGGTAGCattgtttaagaaaatattccaaCTGGATTCAAAACTTGAAGCTATGGAGAACATGCAACCTCCCtgtaacaattattttaatagttaGCCTCACTTCAAGATACAcacctttttctattttgactTTGGATAGCTACAGCCTTAAGTTGTTGGAACTCATGTCACCTATTGTTAGTCAAGCTTAAAAGCTGTGATAACCACTTAAAAAACATTGTTGGTGCCTATGAAGTAATATGTCTGgataaaataaacaagtttCTGTAGTCTTTCACCATACAGCAGGCTGTTGAAGCTCCAAACATTTCTGTAGATCTTTTTGAAATCCTTTGCTATGAATTACTGTCCTCTTTATGTACGTGCTCTTTACTGGTaccaaaactgagcacagcaTATCAACAACAGCCCTATTAACATTTTATCCCTAATTAAGGGATAAAATATCACTCCCTTAGGGTCACATGTTCTTGTACTTTCAAGAGGCTCATTATTACTTTCATCCAATAAACCAGAGTAAGGTAAAGTTCATTTGTCTATCTCCCAAGTCTTCCAAGACACAGATACTTCCGACAACACTAATTCAGAATGCAGTTCTCCCTTTGACAAGTGGAATTGCACTCTTTGTTCCCAAGATGCATTACTATGAGCAGGTGTTTTAACACAACTAGTCCAAGTGAGGCCATCTTATCAAATTATCTAGGTAATTGGTAAGAGATTAACATGTTCAGTGTTTATAGACTAATGAAATATCTCAAAAggtaacatgaaaaaaaatcacacagccAGAGATTCCATTAAGACTACCTTATTAAGTAGGAGAACAGGCACACACACGAAATAGAGAAATGATTTACCCTGAGTTCCTCAAGCTTCTCTCTTATTTCAATAAATCCTAAATGTAGTTTTCCTCCAAAGTGATCAGCGAGACGTCGGTCATTGTCATGAAGACCAAGGTAGGCCGAACACACTTCACAAACCCGtagcttctgctgctgaaagctaGAGGCAGGCATAGAATTTCTGTATACCTCCTAGAAAAAGCAAACTTGTTAGTCTTACTTctcaatgcacacaaatacaaaaatgattttttaccaagagtatattattttttacgacagaattcaaaacaaattagCACACCCTTTAGTTAATTCACACCATTCATAAACTAACTGTCTCATTAATATGAAGTGCAGGTTCCTCATTTTGAAAATTGGATATAGTAAGAACAGGGCATTACCAAATGGTTTTGCAAATTAAACAAAGTGGAGCaattattatctttatttcagATTATACTGCTTAGAACAATGAGTAACTTTCATAGATAACATACGGAATACATATTAACACAAAAATTACTATATGTTaacattatgaaaatattgtatgttttctttgtgaacGCAGTTTAAAACAAGAGAAATCTACTTGCATTTTAGATTCTAATTAAACATCAAGTTATCTAAGCAAAATTTACCTACACTCAGATGACAGACAAGCAAGACTGCCAGCTACCCCTCTGGTACCATTAAAGCAACCGCAGATGTTTGTTTCTATGAATTCAAGTATCTTGGTGAAATATGATAGAAAAAGCTCTTGACGAGATTTGCCACCCGAACATTACTACAAAGACTACTTTGACTTGCCTGATACACAAGCCATTGACTATctttcaatgaaaacaaacttaGCAGAGTCTGAAATGGCTCCCCTTACTGAAGCTTTCCAATATGAGCCACACACCAGCACACCCCAATGTACAGTGGGGTTACCACGGCAAGAGTCGCGAGACCCAATGAGATGAGCAAGTCCAACACACACAGACATGACTGTCATGTCCACAGATGTTACCAGCCAGTACAGCTAAACTAAGGTAAACACATCATCAGTGGAAATTAGTATAATTTAATAGTAAAGGAGTatatttaaaaggcagaaactTTTCCCAAACAGGACGCCACAAAGCAAATTCCTTGGTTTATATAAAGCAGTTAGCTAAGGAAGTGCCAGTAGCTAAGGCATCTTGCACTACACAGTTACTGACCAATTTAATTTGGGATACTGCCCTCTTTATCCCCCAAACCTTACACAATCAACTTACTTCAGCTTCTCTCTTCTTTACCCGGGCCTTCTCCACTTCATCCATTACTTTTTGAGATTCTTCCACATTTCCATCAGCTCCCAGCTGTTCTACTTTGGCCAGTAGTTTCCCAATTTCTTCATTCAATTCATGAACTCGTTCAgccttaaaagagaaaaggctcAATGCAGGAAATGCTTTTAAGTTAATTATGGAAAAGAATCTGAACTAATACTAAATACTAATTAGTATTGCGTAATACTAATACGCAAAATCTGTAGGGTGAAATTAAAGGAAGCATGCATAGGTAACCTCCTCATTTAAAGGGAAACAGAATTGCCTCATGtcaaaacacacagagaaaggcTGGGTTACCAAGACTATGTAGCAACTCCAGAGAACGATTTTGTTCAGAGATTTCAAATAATTCACACTGCTGTCTTGCAAAATTAGTATTCATACAACCATTCTTCCTGGCTTGTGCatgtatttgcagaaaaaatgattttttttgatcaaaaagtacaaaaattaCTAACATTTGTGTGGCATCGTGTCACAGAGATTGAAGTTGTCTGAGCTCAAGAATATCAAAGAGGTCTCTTCcatgcctcctcctctccctgctttagAAACAGGTTTGAGGcatctttttttgctttttacgTGTTTATTATACAACTTATTTTTATCCTTAATCAGCATGAATTCTCAGATGGGATAGTCTGCCAAAGTCTAAATTTGGTTCCTTAGAAAAACAGACCACCAAAAAACCCTTCAGCAATTAGTTTTACACGCTTACTTTAGCTGCAACTTCAGCACTGATCTCTTCTTGGGTTTCTGCTAATCTTTTCTTAGCCACTTCTGTTCTCCTGTCACAGTCTGCAATAAATGACTGCAGGTGGTCCATTGCCTAAAACATCAACAAGAACATCAATCAACATTGTAAAGAACACGACTATTTCATTACCCTTAACAATTTCCTAGTTTAAGGCTAACCTTTCAGAGTTTTTCTTAGTGAAacctttgtaaaacaaaaacctagCTGTTTATGGTATATAATCGCATATATTAATATacactaacattttaaaaacaagtctgCACACTGTCAAAATTcttaagtattttcagaaacttgGAAATGAATCTGTCTTAAGTCTTATTCCTGTAAAAGCAGTAAGCAT
This genomic window from Cygnus olor isolate bCygOlo1 chromosome 1, bCygOlo1.pri.v2, whole genome shotgun sequence contains:
- the LOC121069122 gene encoding putative RNA-binding protein Luc7-like 2 isoform X3 encodes the protein MSAQAQMRAMLDQLMGTSRDGDTTRQRIKFSDDRVCKSHLLNCCPHDVLSGTRMDLGECLKVHDLALRADYEIASKDQDFFFELDAMDHLQSFIADCDRRTEVAKKRLAETQEEISAEVAAKAERVHELNEEIGKLLAKVEQLGADGNVEESQKVMDEVEKARVKKREAEEVYRNSMPASSFQQQKLRVCEVCSAYLGLHDNDRRLADHFGGKLHLGFIEIREKLEELRRIVADKQEKRNQERLKRREEREREEREKLRRSRSHSKHTKRSRSRDRRRHRSRSASRERKRRTRSKSREKRHRHRSRSNSRSRSRSHHRSRHSSRERSRERSSKKRSSKERSSRDKERSRDRDRTSRDKDRSSRERSPRDFKDKKRSYESANGRSEDPRSSEEREAGEI
- the LOC121069122 gene encoding putative RNA-binding protein Luc7-like 2 isoform X1, which translates into the protein MNVASLDFFNEFNVSLPAYINLQGSVRKAPHSPSRDTTRQRIKFSDDRVCKSHLLNCCPHDVLSGTRMDLGECLKVHDLALRADYEIASKDQDFFFELDAMDHLQSFIADCDRRTEVAKKRLAETQEEISAEVAAKAERVHELNEEIGKLLAKVEQLGADGNVEESQKVMDEVEKARVKKREAEEVYRNSMPASSFQQQKLRVCEVCSAYLGLHDNDRRLADHFGGKLHLGFIEIREKLEELRRIVADKQEKRNQERLKRREEREREEREKLRRSRSHSKHTKRSRSRDRRRHRSRSASRERKRRTRSKSREKRHRHRSRSNSRSRSRSHHRSRHSSRERSRERSSKKRSSKERSSRDKERSRDRDRTSRDKDRSSRERSPRDFKDKKRSYESANGRSEDPRSSEEREAGEI
- the LOC121069122 gene encoding putative RNA-binding protein Luc7-like 2 isoform X4, with the translated sequence MSAQAQMRAMLDQLMGTSRDGDTTRQRIKFSDDRVCKSHLLNCCPHDVLSGTRMDLGECLKVHDLALRADYEIASKDQDFFFELDAMDHLQSFIADCDRRTEVAKKRLAETQEEISAEVAAKAERVHELNEEIGKLLAKVEQLGADGNVEESQKVMDEVEKARVKKREAEEVYRNSMPASSFQQQKLRVCEVCSAYLGLHDNDRRLADHFGGKLHLGFIEIREKLEELRRIVADKQEKRNQERLKRREEREREEREKLRRSRSRDRRRHRSRSASRERKRRTRSKSREKRHRHRSRSNSRSRSRSHHRSRHSSRERSRERSSKKRSSKERSSRDKERSRDRDRTSRDKDRSSRERSPRDFKDKKRSYESANGRSEDPRSSEEREAGEI
- the LOC121069122 gene encoding putative RNA-binding protein Luc7-like 2 isoform X5, which gives rise to MDLGECLKVHDLALRADYEIASKDQDFFFELDAMDHLQSFIADCDRRTEVAKKRLAETQEEISAEVAAKAERVHELNEEIGKLLAKVEQLGADGNVEESQKVMDEVEKARVKKREAEEVYRNSMPASSFQQQKLRVCEVCSAYLGLHDNDRRLADHFGGKLHLGFIEIREKLEELRRIVADKQEKRNQERLKRREEREREEREKLRRSRSHSKHTKRSRSRDRRRHRSRSASRERKRRTRSKSREKRHRHRSRSNSRSRSRSHHRSRHSSRERSRERSSKKRSSKERSSRDKERSRDRDRTSRDKDRSSRERSPRDFKDKKRSYESANGRSEDPRSSEEREAGEI
- the LOC121069122 gene encoding putative RNA-binding protein Luc7-like 2 isoform X2; translation: MNVASLDFFNEFNVSLPAYINLQGSVRKAPHSPSRDTTRQRIKFSDDRVCKSHLLNCCPHDVLSGTRMDLGECLKVHDLALRADYEIASKDQDFFFELDAMDHLQSFIADCDRRTEVAKKRLAETQEEISAEVAAKAERVHELNEEIGKLLAKVEQLGADGNVEESQKVMDEVEKARVKKREAEEVYRNSMPASSFQQQKLRVCEVCSAYLGLHDNDRRLADHFGGKLHLGFIEIREKLEELRRIVADKQEKRNQERLKRREEREREEREKLRRSRSRDRRRHRSRSASRERKRRTRSKSREKRHRHRSRSNSRSRSRSHHRSRHSSRERSRERSSKKRSSKERSSRDKERSRDRDRTSRDKDRSSRERSPRDFKDKKRSYESANGRSEDPRSSEEREAGEI